CACGGCGTCATCGAAGTCGCGGGCGGTCTCGCCGTCGATGGTGACGATGGGTTGCTTGCGGTAGTCGTGCCGCCCACGCATCTCATTGTGGGAGATGACCGGCTCGATGGCTTGCGCTTCTTCGATCACGTCGGCGGGGAAGCGGTGGGGGATGTGGTACTTGCGGATGATGATCTCGACGTCCACGCCGAAATCGTTCTCGTAGCCGAGCGCCTCGATCACCCGTCCGCGCGGGTTCTGGGTGGTCGTCGGCCAGTCGGTGATTTCCACGTCTACGACCACGCCTTCGAGGTCGTCCCATTGCGTCTTGCGCCTTGCCTCGTCGCCAATGACGCGGTGTTCCGCCTTCCTGCGCGGACCTCGGTGTTCCTCTGCGGCTGGCTTCTCCTGTCCCCGGGGGATGATGATGTCGAGCGTGATCTTCTCGTCGATGGGCCGGACGAAGTTGTAGCGGTCGCCATGGTGGAAGACGCCGACCACGGTCTCGTGGGCCCGCCCGATCACGCGCAGGATACGGCCTTCGCCCCGGCCATCAGGCCGCACCGAAGTCAGGTCCACCAGGACACGGTCGCCATGCATGGCGTCGCCGATCTCCCGCGGGTTGATGAAGATGTCGCCCGCCAGGCCGCGCGGGGCCCCGTCCTCCGGGGTCACGAAACCGTAGCCATCGCGATGCATGCTCAGGCGCCCCACCACCGCGCCCCGGCCGCCCGCTTTTCTGGGAATGGCATAGCGGTCGCCCGGTACGGTCACCAGTTCGCCCCGCTTGACCAACTGGTTCAGGCGCTCGCCCAGTTCCCGGCGCTCCTGGCCACCGCGCAGCCCGAACTCCCTCACCAATTGCTTGTACTTGGCCGAGCTCTTGGGCTGCTGTTCGATCTTGCGGAGGATCTCCCGGTCGGAGGGCGGCTCGGAGTTGCTTTGTCGTGCCACTTGCTTGTCGGTCCGTGTGGAAAACGGGGCTGCGGCACCCCTAGCTATCGTTAGAGCGCGAATGAGTGTAGGCCATGGGGTCTTCGGCGGATATAAGAAATGCTACCCCAGTAGGAATATTTACATCGCTCTGCCGGCCGCAGGGGCTGGCGAAGGGGCGCCGCGGGCCCGGAGAGATGGGCAAAACCCGCGCCAATCCAGCATTTACCCCCTTGCCGAGGGCTGTTGGGAGGAAGGGCAGTTTGGCAAAACAAGTGCCACGAGCAGAGTGGCTCCCGCAAATCTGGCCCTCCTTCGACGCGATCCAACCAGGTGCGTCTGTGGGCTTCCGGGAGCGACCCCTGAGCTCGCGGAAAGTAAGGAAAGGAATCCATTCCGATGTGGAAGCCCACCCATCAGCCCAGCAACGCACCGAAGTCGAATCCTGGAGCGGAGAAGCCAACCATGAGCACCATGCCCAGCACTCCCACACCCGTGACGACGGAAGCCACGCCGGCGTCCGCCCCCCGTAACCCCTCCCTCAATGCGAACGAGCAGGCCACGATCGGCAAGTCGCTGGTGATCAAAGGCGAGGTCACCGGCTCGGAATCGCTGTACATCGATGGCCGGGTGGAAGGATCCATCAACCTGGCCGGGAACCGCGTGACCATTGGCCGAAACGGCGTGGTCGGCGCCAACATCAGTGCGCGCGAGATCGTGGTGATCGGCAAGGTGCGCGGCAACCTGGTCGCCAGCGACCGGGTGGACATCCGCGCCGACGGTTCGTTGACCGGCGACGTGGTAGCGCAGCGCATCTCCATCGAGGACGGCGCCTTCTTCAAGGGCGGGATTGATATTCGCAAGCCCGGCCAGACCGCCGATGGCAAGGCAGACGCCAAGAAGATGAATGGCGATGCCAAGCTGGAGCCGGCTAGCGTCGCGGAAGCGTCGCACAGCACGCCGGCCGCCCGCGCTTAGGTCTTCGTTCGTTGCCTCAGAACGGGTGCCCTTTGCCACGAGGGCACCCCCCCTCCTTTCGGAAGTGCGCCATGGTAGAGAAGCTGCTTCAGATCCTCTCGATCACCTGCAATCATAAGAAGACCTCCCAGCCGTTCACCGCGGCGACCGCGACCGCCACCGGCGCCAACGGCGATTGGGACCCGGTGGGCGTCGGGCCGAGCCACTACGTCGTCTGCCTGGAGTGCGGAAAGAAGTTTCCCTACGACTGGCAGCGGATGCGGATCGTGCGCTAGGTCCAGTGTGGGACAGCCGCCCCCGGCTGTGCGTTATTTCAATCGCCCCTGAAGGGGCTCCGACGTTTCTGTGCCAGGGACCCACCGCTGACGCGGTGGGCTATTCTCAAACGCCCGCTGGCGCGGGCTACGCGGCCGGGGGCGGCCGCGCCACGCGATTTGAGGTAGTGCGGTGCTAGGGTTTTTCTTCCTCTCGATATTCCGACGGCAGCTCCGGCTGGGCTGAGGGCTGAGGGCTGAGGGCTGAGGGCTTGCGCAGCTTCCGCGGCAGTTCGGAGCGCGTTGCCCACAGGCCGAAGGCTACCGCCACCCCCCAAACCACAGAAGTCACGACCACCGCCGCCACGTCGGCGCGGCGGCTACCATCCACGTAGACTGCCTGCACGGCGAAGTAATTCATCGCCAGGGCAAAGACGCTGGTCAGCAGCGCCTTGCCCAGCTCCAGCCAACGCATGTCTCCCAGCGGCACCAGCTTCTTCCAATGCAGCAGCACCGCCAGCACGACCGTGTTGGCGAAGATCCCGATATCCGATGCGATGGCCAGCCCGGTCACGCCGTAGGCCTGGAAGAGCCACGAATACACCGGCAACGAGGCCACGGTGATGATGGTGACCGCGATCATAGGGGTCAGGGTGTCACCGGCGGCGTAGAAAGCGCGGGCGTAGAGGCCCTGGGCCGCCCAAAACGCCAGGGAAAGCGCGAACCAGAAGAAGAAAAGCGCAGTCTCGCGGGAGTCCGAGAAGTGGAAGCGCCCGCGGCGGTACACCAGGTCCACGACGGGCAGGGCTGCGGCCATCATCCAGGCGGTGATCAGGAAGGCGGCGGCACTCACCCGGTACACGGAATCGCTGACTGTGCGCGCGAACTCCTGCATCCGTTTTTCGCCAAACAGGCGGGTGAAGAAAGGCAGCGAGGCTTGGCCGGTGGCCTGTCCCAGCACGGCGATGGGCACGGCAAACAGGCGCTTGGCGTAATTCAGACGGGTGATGTCGCCAACGCCGCCGGAGGCGAAGTAGCGCAGGATCCAGTCATCGGCGGTGACCAATGAGACGCCGAGCATGAGCGGGATGCTCAGGCGCACCCACTCGCGAAAGCCAGGGTCACGATGGTCGAAGGTGACTTGATAGCCGATGCCGGTCTTCGATGCCGCGATGGCATTGATCAGGAACGGCCCCAGGAAACCGCCGGTGACCGCGCCCACGGCGAGCGATGCGATCCCGAGGCGTCCGGAAAGCACCACGCCGCCCAGAATGATGAAGACGTTGTAGAGGATGGGTCCCAGGGCGGGGAACAGGAAGAGGCGGCGGGAGAGCAGCACCGCCGACACGACGCCGCCGACGTAGAAGAAGATCTGCGCTGGGAGCAGGATGCGGGTCAGGTACACGCACAGCTGGAGCTGCTCGGCGGAAAAGCGGGGAAAGATCAGGCGCTCGATCTGCGGAGTGAACACCTCCAAAAGCGCAATCCCGATAACCAACACCGTGGTCATCAGGGTGATGACCACAGAGAAGGCCTTGCGCGCTTCTTGATCTCGACCTTCCGCGGTGTAGCGGGTGAAGATGGAGACGAAGGTGATGGAGGCGGTGCCGCCGGCGACGATGTAGTTCAGCCAGTCGGGGAGGGTGAAGGCGGCGACGTAGGCATCGGTCTGCAGGCCGGCGCCGAAGGCCCAGGCGATGTAGGCCTCGCGGATGTAGCCCACCACCCGCGAAAGCATGATGGCCGACATAAGCAGGACGGTGGCCGAAAGGGCGGAATGCTGATGGGAGGGCCGGAGAAATCGGCCCAGCCCGCCCTGCGTGGGTGCCTGCTCGCCGCTGCCCATCCGCCGCGATTCTACATGAACGTTCTGCGCAACAGCCCGCGCGAGGGCGCGCGGGCCACTTTGTCGGACGTCGTAAGCCGCGCGATTACAAATCTTTACATCACGGTCAGCGGCCTCTCATCTAAGCTAAGGGTTTACATTCTGTGTATCCCACCGCACTGGGGGAATGACCTTGGCACGTGCACACGCTCTTTTCTTCTGTGGATCACTGTTGGCCCTACTGGCTGGGGGCTGTAGCAAGTCGAATAGCGCGGCCAAGGCGGCGCCGGCGCCGCGCGCCATCCCGGTTGGCGTCGCAGAGGTGCAACAGCGCGATGTCCCCATCCTGCTCCAAGGCCTGGGCACGGTCACCGCGTACAACACGGTGACGGTGCGCAGCCGGGTGGACGGCGAGATCGTCAAAGTGAACTTCCGCGAAGGGCAGGAGGCGAAGGTGGGCGACCTGCTGGCGGTCATCGATCCGCGGCCGTTCGAGGTGGCGCTGGCGCAGGCGGAGGCCACGCTGGTGCGCGACCAGGGGCAGTACAACACCGCTCGCCTGAACGCCCAGCGCGACGCGACGCTGGCCCAGCAAGGCATCGTCGCCCAGCAGCAGGCCGACCAGTCGCGCGCCCTATATGAGCAGTTCCAGGGCGCGATCGACATGGACAAGGCCGCCATCCAGAACGCCAAGCTGAACCTCGGCTACACCCGCATCACCGCTCCGGTCAGCGGGCGGGTAGGACTGCGGCTGATCGACGCTGGGAACATCGTCCATGCCAACGACCAGAACGGCATGCTGGTGATCACCCAGATGGAGCCCATCGCGGTGGTGTTCACCCTGCCGGAGGACAACCTGCAGGCCCTCCTGCCGCGCATGCGCGCCGGCACGCTCCCGGTGGAGGCCTTCAGCCGCGACGACCGCACCAGGATCGCCGGCGGCAAGCTGGAGACCATCGACAACCAGATCGATCCCAACACCGGCACGTTCAAGCTGAAGGCCGTCTTCGACAACAAGGACCGCGCGCTGTGGCCCAACCAGTTTGTGAACGTCCACCTGCAACTGGAGACCCGCAAGAACGCCGTGGTCGCGCCCGCCAGCGCCATCCAGCGCGGCCCCCGGAGCAGCACCTTCGCTTATGTCGTGGGGAGTGACAGCACGGCGCAAGTGCGAGATGTCCAGGTGGCGCTCACCCAGGGGCAGATCGCGCTCATTGCCAGCGGGCTGCAGCCGGGAGAGCACGTGGTCACCGACGGCCAGGAGAAGCTGCAGGCGGGCACAAAGGTGGAGCCGCAGGCGTCGCAGCGCGGTCTGTCGCAGCAAGGATCGGCTGGGGAGCGCAGATGAGCATCTCCCGTCCGTTCATCGAACGGCCGATCGCCACCTCGCTGCTGATGGTGGGTCTGCTGCTGGCGGGCGTCGTGGCCTACCGCGAATTGCCCATCTCCGCCCTGCCGCAGGTCGATTACCCCACCATCCAGATCGTCACCTTCTATCCCGGGGCGTCGCCGGACGTGGTGGGTTCCTCCATCACCGCGCCGCTGGAGCGGCAGTTCGGCCAGTTGCCCGGCCTGAGCCAGATGACCTCGACCAGTTCCTTCGGCGCCTCGGTCATCACCCTGCAGTTCGTGCTCAAGGAGAACATCGACGTGGCCGAGCAGGAGGTGCAGGCCGCGATCAATGCCGCCGGCTCGTTCCTGCCGCGCGACCTGCCCAACCCTCCGGTGTACAGCAAGGTGAATCCCGCGGATGCGCCCGTCCTGACCCTGGGCATGACCTCGAGCACCACGCCGCTGCCCGAGGTTGAAGACCTGGCCGACACCACGCTGGCGCAGAAGATCTCGCAGCTGCCCGGGGTCGGGCTGGTGACCATCAGCGGCGGACAGAAGCCGGCGGTGCGCATCCAGGCCAACCCGGTGGCGCTCGCCTCCTACGGCATGAGCCTGGAACAGTTGCGCAGCGTGATTGCGCAGGTGAACGTAGACCAGGCCAAGGGGCAGATCGACGGCCCCCACCAGGCCTTCACCATCGGGGCCAACGACCAGATCATGTCGAGCAAGGACTACGCTGACGTGGTGGTGGCCTACAAGAACGGCAACCCGGTCCGGCTGAAGGACGTAGCCACGGTGGTGGACGGCGCCGAGAACGCCAACCAGGCGGCCTGGATGGGCGTGAACGGCCAGACCTCGCCGGCGGTGATCGTCAACATCCAGCGCCAGCCCGGGGCCAACATCATCGCCGTGGTGGACAGCATCAAGCGGCTGCTGCCGCGCTTGCAGGCCACCCTGCCCGGTTCGGTGAAGGTCAGCATCCTCACCGACCGCACCGAGACCATCCGGGCGTCGGTGAACGACGTGCAGTTCGAGATGGGCCTCACCGTCGCCCTGGTGGTGATGGTCATCTTCCTCTTCCTGCGCAACCTCTCGGCCACGACGATTCCCAGCGTGGCCGTGCCCCTGTCGCTGATCGGGACCTTCGGGGTGATGTACCTGCTGGGATACTCGCTCGACAACCTGTCGCTGATGGCGCTCACCATCTCCACCGGGTTCGTGGTGGACGACGCCATCGTGATGATCGAGAACATCGACCGCTACCTCGAGGCCGGCGATCCGCCGTTCGAGGCCGCCCTCAAGGGCGCGGGGCAGATCGGATTCACCATCGTGTCGCTGACCGTCTCCCTAATCGCGGTGCTGATCCCGCTGCTGTTCATGGGCGATATCGTGGGGCGGCTGTTCCGCGAGTTCGCCGTCACCCTGGCCACCGCCATCATCATGTCGGCGCTGATCTCGCTGACCCTGACGCCGATGATGTCGTCGAAGCTGCTGAAGCCGCAGCACGGCCGCCAGCAGGGGCGGCTCTACCGGGTGACCGAGCGCGCCTGGCAGAACACCATCGACTTCTACCGGGGAACCCTGAGCGTCGTGTTGCAACACCGGACGGCCACGCTGCTGATCACGCTGGGAACTCTGATCGCCACCTGCGTGATGGCGTACTACGTGCCGAAAGGGTTTTTCCCGGTGCAGGACACGGGGGTGATCCTGGGCATCACCGATGCACCGCAATCCATCTCCTTCCGTGCCCTGGAGCAGCGGCAGCGCCAGGTGGCGGATATCGTCCTGCAGGACCCGGACGTCGTCAGCCTGTCGTCGTTCATCGGGGTGGACGGCGTGAACCTGACGCCCAACAGCGGACGCATCCAGATCAACCTCAGGCCGCGGAATGAGCGCAGCGCCGACGCCAGCGAGATCATCAACCGGCTGCAGAAGAAGCTGGAGCCCGTGGCCGGCATCACGCTCTACATGCAGCCGGTGCAGGACCTGACGGTCGAAGACCGGGTGAGCCGCACCCAGTACCAGTACACGCTGGAGGATGCCGACGCGCAGGAACTCGGCGTCTGGGTGCCCAGGGTGATCGCCAAGCTGCAGACCATCCCGGTCCTGAAAGACGTGGCCAGCGACCAGCTCAACGACGGCTTGCAAGCCCACCTGGTGATTGACCGCGACACCGCGTCGCGCCTGGGCGTCAGCATGCAGGCCATCGACGACACGCTCTACGACGCCTTCGGCCAGCGCCAGGTCTCCACCATGTTCACGCAGTTGAACCAGTACCACGTGGTGCTGGAGGTGGATCCGCAATTTCGCACCGACCCCGGCGTGCTCAAAAGCATCTACGTGCCGGCGCAGCCGCCAGGCGGAGCGCCATCCGCGACTTTCACTACCGGCGGGCCGGGATTCCAGGGAGGTTTGGCGGCGATCCAGAGCGCCGGTTCTGGCACGACCCAGGCCGCCAGCCAGGTGCCGCTGGCGGCGTTCGCCCATTTCGAGACCGGGCCGGCGCCGCTCGCCCTCACCCACCAGGGACAGTTCCCCGCGACCACCATCTCCTTCAACCTGGTGCGGGGCGAGTCGCTGGGCGCGGCGGTGCGAGCCATCCAGGACGCCGAGGCCGAGATCGGCATGCCGGCCAGCATCCACACCACCTTCCAGGGCACCGCGCGCGCCTTTCAGGCGTCGCTGGCCAATGAAGGCTGGCTGATCCTGGCGGCGATCATCACCGTGTACATCGTGCTGGGCGTGCTCTACGAGAGCTATATCCACCCAGTGACCATCCTCTCCACGCTGCCCTCGGCGGGCGTGGGCGCTATCCTGGCGCTCACCATCTTCCGCATGGACCTGGGGGTGATGGCCCTGATCGGCATCATCCTGCTCATCGGCATCGTCAAGAAGAACGCCATCATGATGATCGATTTCGCGCTGGACGCGGAGCGCAACGAGGGCAGGAAGCCGGAGGAGGCCATCTTCGAGGCGGCCCTGCTGCGCTTCCGGCCGATCATGATGACGACTTTTGCGGCGCTCTTCGGGGCCGTGCCGCTGGCGTTCGGCATGGGCGCAGGCTCGGAGCTGCGGCGGCCGCTGGGCGTCAGCATCATCGGCGGCCTGCTCTTCAGCCAGGTGCTGACCCTGTACACGACCCCGGTCGTGTACCTCTGGTTCGACCGGCTGGGGCGCTCCATCGCCGCCTGGCGGGCCTCGCGGCCGGCGGAAGCGACGGGGGACTAGGTGAGCATCTCCACCCCATTCATCCGGCGGCCGGTCGGCACCACGCTGCTGACGGTCGGGCTGTTCCTGGCCGGAGGGCTCGCCTACACGCAATTGCCGGTCTCGCCGTTGCCCCGGGTGGATTACCCGGTGATCTCGGTAGGCGCGGGCTTGCCCGGCGCCAGCCCGGAGACCATGGCTTCGGCGGTGGCCACGCCGCTGGAGCGGCAATTCGGGCGCATCGCCGGGGTCAATCAGATGACTTCGGTGAGCTCGACGGGCAGCACCAACATCACGCTGCAATTCGATCTGAATCGGAACATCGACGCCGCCGCCCGCGATGTCCAGGCGGCCATCAACGCCGCCCGCGGACAGCTTCCCAGCAACCTGCCCAGCAATCCTGGCTATCGCAAGGTGAACCCGGCCGACGCGCCCATCATGATCCTGGCGCTGACCTCCGACACCATGCCCACGCCCCGGGTATACGACGTCGCCGATTCCATCCTGGCGCAGAAGCTGGCGCAGGTCGAAGGCGTGGGGCAGGTGTTCGTGGGCGGGTCGGCGCCGCCGGCGGTGCGCATCGAGGCCAATCCGCTGCAACTGAACGCGCTGGGCATCGGCCTGGACCGGGTGCGGAGCGCGGTCGCCGCCAGCAACGCCAACCGCCCCAAGGGCTCGCTGCAGGACCACCAGCAGAGCTGGATGGTCACGGCCAACGATCAGCGCCGCACCGCCGACCAGTACCGCCGCATCATCGTCGCCTATTCCAAGGGAGCGGCGGTGCGGTTGGGCGACGTGGCTGACGTGCAGGATTCGCTGCAGGACATCCGCAATGCCGGTTATTTCAGCGGCAAGCGCTCGGTGTTGATCATCATCTTCCGCCAGCCGGGGGCGAACATCATCGCCACGGTGGACCGGGTGCGCGATCTGCTGCCGCAGCTGCAGGCGTCGGTGCCGCCGGCGGTGAAGATCGACGTCGCGCTCGACCGCACCACCACTATCCGCGCCTCGCTGGCGGATGTGAAGCGCACCCTGGTGATCGCGGTGTGCCTGGTGGTGATGGTGGTCTTCCTTTTCCTGCGGAACGCGCGGGCCACCTTCATCCCCGGTGTCGCCGTGCCCCTGGCGCTGGTGGGCACGTTCGGCATCATGTACCTGCTCGACTACTCCATCGACAACCTGTCACTGATGGCGCTGACCATCTCGACCGGGTTCGTGGTGGACGACGCCATCGTGGTGATCGAGAACATCATGCGGCACATGGAGGCCGGCATGAAGCCCTACCAGGCGGCGCTGCTGGGGGCCCGGGAGATCGGCTTCACCGTGGTCTCCATCAGCATCTCGCTGGTGGCGGTGTTCATCCCCATCCTGCTGATGGGCGGGCTGGTGGGGCGGCTGTTCCGCGAGTTCGCGGTCACCATCAGCGCCGCCATCGTGGTCTCCATGGTGGTCTCGCTGACCACCACGCCGATGATGTGCGCCACCCTGCTGAAGCCCATCGAGCATGAGCGCCGCAGCCGCCTCTTCCGCTGGAGCGAACGCTTCTTCCAGGCCATCAACGATGCCTATCGCGTCTCCCTGCGCTGGGTGCTCGACCACAAGGGCATCGGCCTGGCGCTGACCGTGCTGATCCTGGGCCTGAACGTGTTCCTGTATATCGTCATTCCCAAGGGCTTCTTCCCGCAGCAGGACACCGG
The window above is part of the Terriglobales bacterium genome. Proteins encoded here:
- a CDS encoding polymer-forming cytoskeletal protein, which translates into the protein MSTMPSTPTPVTTEATPASAPRNPSLNANEQATIGKSLVIKGEVTGSESLYIDGRVEGSINLAGNRVTIGRNGVVGANISAREIVVIGKVRGNLVASDRVDIRADGSLTGDVVAQRISIEDGAFFKGGIDIRKPGQTADGKADAKKMNGDAKLEPASVAEASHSTPAARA
- the murJ gene encoding murein biosynthesis integral membrane protein MurJ gives rise to the protein MGSGEQAPTQGGLGRFLRPSHQHSALSATVLLMSAIMLSRVVGYIREAYIAWAFGAGLQTDAYVAAFTLPDWLNYIVAGGTASITFVSIFTRYTAEGRDQEARKAFSVVITLMTTVLVIGIALLEVFTPQIERLIFPRFSAEQLQLCVYLTRILLPAQIFFYVGGVVSAVLLSRRLFLFPALGPILYNVFIILGGVVLSGRLGIASLAVGAVTGGFLGPFLINAIAASKTGIGYQVTFDHRDPGFREWVRLSIPLMLGVSLVTADDWILRYFASGGVGDITRLNYAKRLFAVPIAVLGQATGQASLPFFTRLFGEKRMQEFARTVSDSVYRVSAAAFLITAWMMAAALPVVDLVYRRGRFHFSDSRETALFFFWFALSLAFWAAQGLYARAFYAAGDTLTPMIAVTIITVASLPVYSWLFQAYGVTGLAIASDIGIFANTVVLAVLLHWKKLVPLGDMRWLELGKALLTSVFALAMNYFAVQAVYVDGSRRADVAAVVVTSVVWGVAVAFGLWATRSELPRKLRKPSALSPQPSAQPELPSEYREEEKP
- a CDS encoding efflux RND transporter periplasmic adaptor subunit, with product MALLAGGCSKSNSAAKAAPAPRAIPVGVAEVQQRDVPILLQGLGTVTAYNTVTVRSRVDGEIVKVNFREGQEAKVGDLLAVIDPRPFEVALAQAEATLVRDQGQYNTARLNAQRDATLAQQGIVAQQQADQSRALYEQFQGAIDMDKAAIQNAKLNLGYTRITAPVSGRVGLRLIDAGNIVHANDQNGMLVITQMEPIAVVFTLPEDNLQALLPRMRAGTLPVEAFSRDDRTRIAGGKLETIDNQIDPNTGTFKLKAVFDNKDRALWPNQFVNVHLQLETRKNAVVAPASAIQRGPRSSTFAYVVGSDSTAQVRDVQVALTQGQIALIASGLQPGEHVVTDGQEKLQAGTKVEPQASQRGLSQQGSAGERR
- a CDS encoding efflux RND transporter permease subunit, which codes for MSISRPFIERPIATSLLMVGLLLAGVVAYRELPISALPQVDYPTIQIVTFYPGASPDVVGSSITAPLERQFGQLPGLSQMTSTSSFGASVITLQFVLKENIDVAEQEVQAAINAAGSFLPRDLPNPPVYSKVNPADAPVLTLGMTSSTTPLPEVEDLADTTLAQKISQLPGVGLVTISGGQKPAVRIQANPVALASYGMSLEQLRSVIAQVNVDQAKGQIDGPHQAFTIGANDQIMSSKDYADVVVAYKNGNPVRLKDVATVVDGAENANQAAWMGVNGQTSPAVIVNIQRQPGANIIAVVDSIKRLLPRLQATLPGSVKVSILTDRTETIRASVNDVQFEMGLTVALVVMVIFLFLRNLSATTIPSVAVPLSLIGTFGVMYLLGYSLDNLSLMALTISTGFVVDDAIVMIENIDRYLEAGDPPFEAALKGAGQIGFTIVSLTVSLIAVLIPLLFMGDIVGRLFREFAVTLATAIIMSALISLTLTPMMSSKLLKPQHGRQQGRLYRVTERAWQNTIDFYRGTLSVVLQHRTATLLITLGTLIATCVMAYYVPKGFFPVQDTGVILGITDAPQSISFRALEQRQRQVADIVLQDPDVVSLSSFIGVDGVNLTPNSGRIQINLRPRNERSADASEIINRLQKKLEPVAGITLYMQPVQDLTVEDRVSRTQYQYTLEDADAQELGVWVPRVIAKLQTIPVLKDVASDQLNDGLQAHLVIDRDTASRLGVSMQAIDDTLYDAFGQRQVSTMFTQLNQYHVVLEVDPQFRTDPGVLKSIYVPAQPPGGAPSATFTTGGPGFQGGLAAIQSAGSGTTQAASQVPLAAFAHFETGPAPLALTHQGQFPATTISFNLVRGESLGAAVRAIQDAEAEIGMPASIHTTFQGTARAFQASLANEGWLILAAIITVYIVLGVLYESYIHPVTILSTLPSAGVGAILALTIFRMDLGVMALIGIILLIGIVKKNAIMMIDFALDAERNEGRKPEEAIFEAALLRFRPIMMTTFAALFGAVPLAFGMGAGSELRRPLGVSIIGGLLFSQVLTLYTTPVVYLWFDRLGRSIAAWRASRPAEATGD
- a CDS encoding multidrug efflux RND transporter permease subunit gives rise to the protein MSISTPFIRRPVGTTLLTVGLFLAGGLAYTQLPVSPLPRVDYPVISVGAGLPGASPETMASAVATPLERQFGRIAGVNQMTSVSSTGSTNITLQFDLNRNIDAAARDVQAAINAARGQLPSNLPSNPGYRKVNPADAPIMILALTSDTMPTPRVYDVADSILAQKLAQVEGVGQVFVGGSAPPAVRIEANPLQLNALGIGLDRVRSAVAASNANRPKGSLQDHQQSWMVTANDQRRTADQYRRIIVAYSKGAAVRLGDVADVQDSLQDIRNAGYFSGKRSVLIIIFRQPGANIIATVDRVRDLLPQLQASVPPAVKIDVALDRTTTIRASLADVKRTLVIAVCLVVMVVFLFLRNARATFIPGVAVPLALVGTFGIMYLLDYSIDNLSLMALTISTGFVVDDAIVVIENIMRHMEAGMKPYQAALLGAREIGFTVVSISISLVAVFIPILLMGGLVGRLFREFAVTISAAIVVSMVVSLTTTPMMCATLLKPIEHERRSRLFRWSERFFQAINDAYRVSLRWVLDHKGIGLALTVLILGLNVFLYIVIPKGFFPQQDTGRMFGTVQAQQDISFDALNQKVQQYAAIVKSDPAVDTMVAFAGGGMSSNSGRMFVVLKPLAERKVSTDQVINRLRPKLARIPGSSLFMQTAQELNVGGRMSAAQFQYTLQGEDLAQLNEWAPRLQQKLRSLAQLRDVNTDQQIRGLQQDVVIDRATAARLGVTPMQIDAALYDAFGQRQISTIYQPLNQYHVVLEADPAYRNSPDSLKNIYVRSSTGQQVPLASFVHFGPSNAPLAVNHQGQFPAITLSFNLAPGISLGEATRAIENAQTDIGMPGTIHGSFQGTAAVFQESLKNEPYLILAALIAVYIVLGVLYESYIHPITILSTLPSAGLGALLALLLTGIDLNVIALIGIFLLIGIVKKNGIMMIDFALDAERKHGKSSEESIFEAALLRFRPITMTTMAALLGATPLAFGFGVGSELRRPLGVAIVGGLIVSQMVTLFTTPVIYLYMDRLQIWWISRRRPRAPQPAHAD